Genomic segment of Bacilli bacterium PM5-9:
TAGATTTATCTGCAAAAAAATCTAAAATATCAAAAAGCACAGCAAGAAGATGGCGATATAAAATCCTTGCTGTGCTTCATAAAAAACTAAATAAAGTTAAACTTAGTGGTACTATCTATCTTGATGAAACATTGTTTTCTAATATACATAAAGATAAAACAAAATCTACTATTGATATTAAATTGCGTGGCATGAGTAATCAAAAATTAAATGTAACATGTGCCATTGATAAAAATCATAACAGCATAATTAAAGTATTAGATAGTGGTAGAGTAACCTCTAAATCATTAATCAATGCTTATGATACATTAATTGATAAAGATTCAATTGTAGTAAGTGATTCACTAAGATCATATCATCAACTAATGGAACATTTAAAAGTTAGATGGAAAAAGATACCATCAAAAAAGAAGTCAATTGAGAAATACGATTTACAACCAATAAATCATTACCATGCATTAATCAAAGACTTCTTCTATAAGTATAAAGGAATTTCATATAAATATCTAGAGGGATACTTAGCATTATTTGATTATAGGAATAAAAATAGAGATTATCATAACTTAGATAAGT
This window contains:
- a CDS encoding transposase-like protein (product_source=COG3677/COG3676; cath_funfam=2.60.40.10; cog=COG3676,COG3677; pfam=PF12762; smart=SM01126; superfamily=158397,57716), with product MNLDINNMSFSELKKLKEELTNAFSNSLKDEFVLNELNLKNFNDNGKYLCNHCGSFHTHKYGKNIQGKQRYKCLTCNKVMISQQEILTFSTKKDFSQWISFLDSLLNGDSLDLSAKKSKISKSTARRWRYKILAVLHKKLNKVKLSGTIYLDETLFSNIHKDKTKSTIDIKLRGMSNQKLNVTCAIDKNHNSIIKVLDSGRVTSKSLINAYDTLIDKDSIVVSDSLRSYHQLMEHLKVRWKKIPSKKKSIEKYDLQPINHYHALIKDFFYKYKGISYKYLEGYLALFDYRNKNRDYHNLDKLIMIIKDIFTTKSTLRCVDIDDKSFIFE